Within Leptospira limi, the genomic segment AATTAATGGTGTCAGTATCTCATCTGAAACTATTTTCAAGGGGGACGATTCTAAATGCATATTAAAATGATCTAAATAAATTTTAGAAACCCAATCACTCATCTCATTAGGCATTGCAGTAAAAAATGATTGTAGAATGATTGCTGAATCTGTCCCATTTGGTATTTTAGATACTAAATTAGATATATTTTTTGTTATATAATTTGATAATTCAAATCCTGCCCAATGGAGTAAGTCAGGAAAGGATTCGGACATTAAGTTATAAGCAATATCAAACAAAGCTTTTCCATTTTCTACAATAGTGTCTTCTTTTTGAACTACACATAAAAAAATATTTTCTTTTCGAAATATTTTTTTAAAATGTTTACTATTGCTTTCACTAACTTCGACTACAGATTCAAATTTATCTTCTTCGGATAGCTGATTTTCAACTTCCGAATCTAATGATTTAAATTCTAATTCTGATTCTAAAATTCCTAGTAATTCTGGAGTAAATTGAGAATAAAATAAAATAAATTTTAACTTTTTATCCTCAGAAATTTTTCGTAAAATTTCAATAGATATTTCATATTTTTCCTCTAACCCTAAATGCCAATCAAGAATGATTACTTCGCCATTCAATGCATGATTCACTGCAAGCTGTGTATATTTTTCTTTCTCATCCTCCTTAATCGATTTTCCTTCTTTGGCTTTTTCTTTTGGGAAATACTGCAAATGACAGTTGATATCAGACTCGATGCATTCCTTATAAAAATTTGCATATAATTTATTTATCTTAATCTCTCCGTTCTTCCAAGAAGATTCATCGTAACAATCATCATCAATCACAACGACATTCTTAAAATACTCTTTGGCAATTCCTTGCTTAATTTCTTCAATTGTTCCTAATCCAGTCATTTTCATTAACCTTCCTCATCTTGTTTAGGCATCATTATTAGAAAATTAGCCCCGTCTAGGGCGTTCTTCATTTTAATTTCAGATAAGACTAAGTCCATTCCATGGAACTTTAAAGCAGTTCTTGAAAGGTAAAGCCCAAGTCCTCTTCCAGTTGGTTTACGTGAAAAATATGCTTCAAAGATTCTTTCCTTATCTCTTTCTGCAATGCCAGGACCTGAGTCAGATACAACCAATCCCTTGGGATCAATTGTAAACCGGATTTCTGGATTAGATGGTGACTTATCGATCCAATATTTCGCATTATTTATAATATTTATGAGTGAAGCATAAAGTACCGATCTGTTTGTATTTTTCCACACAAGGTTTAACACGGATTTAGAAACTTGAATCAAACCGACTTCAAATTCATCTTTAAATCTCTCTTTTAAAAATAAAAAAATTTCAGATCCTGTTACAGTCTCATACCTTCTTTTTCCTGCTCTATACAATGGCGATAAGGATTCGATCTTTTCATTTATTGATTCAAAAACGGACTCTAAATCTTTAAAAGTATTCTGATTAAAACTCTTGTTTAGAGTTTTGAAATCTTCCTTTGCCTGCTTAAATAAAACCCTATATTCATGATCAATTCCTTCCACAATCAGACCCAATTGTGCGAGTTCTACATAGATTAATTCGCGCTCTTGTAAACCTTCTAGCTCTCGATGAAGATCACCGATGGCAGACTCCATACTCTTTGCCGCAGACATTCTTTTAATGTCACGAAGAATACTATCCCAGTAAGGTTCGATTGTGACTTTGGCAAGTTTCGTTTGGTCAGATAGTGCTCTCTCAAATTTTTCAAGATCTTCCACTTCACCATTTACAACTGTTAAAGCAGGGTTATCTCCAAGTGGATTGCGAACGATACGTTCAATGTCTGATTTATGCTTTTTAAGCCAACTTGGTATTCTTTTCGATTGAATTTCATCTAAACAACTTAACAATTCGGATTTCTTGACTTCTAGGTTGAGAAATAATCGCTCCTCCTGTTTTTTCAGCCTAGAATCTAACTTTTGTAAGTATAAATACTTGTCAGAAAACTTTTTCAAAGCAGAGTCAAGTTGTTTACTGAATTCAACGAGTTGCTTATTTGTCTTAGTTTCGAAA encodes:
- a CDS encoding response regulator receiver domain, whose translation is MTGLGTIEEIKQGIAKEYFKNVVVIDDDCYDESSWKNGEIKINKLYANFYKECIESDINCHLQYFPKEKAKEGKSIKEDEKEKYTQLAVNHALNGEVIILDWHLGLEEKYEISIEILRKISEDKKLKFILFYSQFTPELLGILESELEFKSLDSEVENQLSEEDKFESVVEVSESNSKHFKKIFRKENIFLCVVQKEDTIVENGKALFDIAYNLMSESFPDLLHWAGFELSNYITKNISNLVSKIPNGTDSAIILQSFFTAMPNEMSDWVSKIYLDHFNMHLESSPLKIVSDEILTPLIPKALTKLEGEKDNKYEDKLKKIFKENSQDLKLESEGEFNLDSQNNFSYLQECYLKTENLIDYLRRGTVLLDNKENQFLLCIVQDCDLYRINKDDKLYFICGNKVEKIKKTNKGYYVQTFVDKNIIVEWSTLTIREIQISNDLSGFPSLDIEQIKDFTYVGRLKEVFVDRILQRTWAKQNRVGVNIPEYTRRLRDEK